One genomic segment of Paenibacillus xylanexedens includes these proteins:
- a CDS encoding coiled-coil domain-containing protein, with protein MKRQHGISAFILCIILFLQLPLAYAYGESSPEDTREILQKSLSIVEIDHEIERITERQKQLGQQHETLSVQLQEQEEQIHIQQDRAGAVVRSYYTGERDSLLMTVLGARSFKDLFVLYDYYQIIIGRDQAVLDKYQDRYRNLQQTSTQIRQTTTELTEMKTNLQNQRERVVALQKEVDAQIATSGDVAAIQKLMDELTLYWENIGIYEVKRYFKALASAMQNLPDFIQKQNGGISTTGTTYTIRIRQDELNAFLRSQNSIFEDFAFQFNQDKIIASGQRDQLQLSIEGHYTVENEPQNSIRFHVDKLVFNQLELPDTTRRMLEREFDLGFYPQKILSFVKATDVSTSEGILEVKLAISF; from the coding sequence GTGAAACGTCAACACGGCATTTCCGCCTTTATATTATGCATCATTTTATTCCTCCAGCTACCTTTAGCCTATGCCTATGGAGAGTCTTCACCTGAGGATACACGTGAGATATTACAAAAAAGTCTATCCATCGTTGAAATCGATCATGAAATCGAACGCATCACCGAAAGGCAGAAGCAGCTGGGTCAACAACACGAGACATTATCCGTCCAGCTGCAGGAACAGGAAGAGCAGATACATATTCAGCAAGATCGGGCCGGAGCTGTAGTGAGGTCCTACTACACAGGAGAACGCGACAGCCTCCTCATGACGGTCCTGGGAGCCAGGTCATTCAAAGACCTGTTTGTACTGTATGATTATTACCAGATTATTATCGGACGGGATCAGGCTGTGCTGGACAAGTATCAGGACCGTTATCGCAATCTGCAACAGACTTCCACTCAGATTCGTCAGACTACAACAGAATTAACCGAAATGAAGACTAATCTTCAAAACCAGCGGGAACGTGTAGTCGCCTTGCAAAAAGAAGTGGATGCCCAAATAGCCACCAGCGGAGATGTGGCAGCGATTCAGAAACTGATGGATGAATTAACCCTTTATTGGGAGAACATCGGCATCTATGAGGTGAAACGATATTTCAAAGCATTGGCATCTGCCATGCAGAACCTGCCTGATTTTATCCAAAAACAAAACGGAGGTATATCCACGACTGGAACAACGTATACGATTCGAATTAGGCAGGATGAGCTTAATGCATTTCTTCGTTCCCAAAATTCAATCTTTGAAGACTTTGCCTTTCAGTTTAATCAGGATAAGATTATAGCTTCCGGTCAGCGGGATCAGTTGCAATTAAGCATAGAAGGACATTATACGGTAGAAAATGAACCCCAAAACTCCATTCGTTTTCATGTGGACAAACTTGTATTCAACCAGCTTGAATTACCAGACACCACTCGCCGAATGCTGGAAAGAGAATTTGACCTTGGGTTCTATCCACAGAAAATCCTCTCGTTTGTGAAAGCAACCGATGTTTCGACAAGTGAAGGCATACTGGAAGTAAAACTAGCTATATCCTTTTAA
- a CDS encoding extracellular solute-binding protein, whose amino-acid sequence MKRRHQVVLFAVLLLSLTILSPSFDFRGSQLNQERDQEKDAFPGSSSRNEDAQAPLEIVVAMSDEEFQAFQKIAKEVAASQLVEINLRNEKPDTYKHVLDLEFSLGENGDVVLLDSEEVQYYAQKGYLYPLNGTTLSKSLGDTVVGLRGMTEWNGYQWGMPFDFDPYILATQSSFLKRAGLESLPRNKDQWVKLTQQAIAEGTPLITMNINDMYGTNAWLNHLEPKMAPDQVKRTQIDSQTGNLQQGIQLMNQIQPLIKLESTNSEFSPTADQNGTPMVVSLLSQLLNADQASAVDKDSLERTSFETLETVNSRSLVITAGSVEAEEASRWIEGMTSATTQLKWYQQVNRLPAKQQELDLESEKLVGRYDMTKGQSWFPTTQDVPAATTESHALITRFHKKVQQFLKGEITANQYVDSIKTTN is encoded by the coding sequence ATGAAGCGTAGACATCAGGTTGTTTTATTCGCGGTATTGCTGCTTTCGTTAACGATCTTGTCACCGAGTTTTGACTTTAGAGGTTCGCAGCTCAATCAGGAACGGGATCAGGAGAAGGATGCTTTTCCTGGGTCTTCGTCCCGTAATGAAGATGCTCAAGCTCCGCTGGAGATTGTAGTGGCCATGTCGGATGAAGAGTTCCAAGCCTTTCAAAAAATAGCTAAAGAAGTTGCTGCTTCCCAGCTGGTAGAGATTAATCTTCGGAATGAGAAGCCGGATACATATAAGCATGTTTTGGATCTTGAATTTTCACTAGGAGAGAACGGTGATGTTGTTCTGCTTGATAGTGAGGAAGTGCAATACTATGCCCAAAAAGGGTACCTGTATCCGTTAAACGGAACCACATTATCGAAGTCGCTAGGAGATACGGTAGTTGGGTTACGGGGAATGACAGAGTGGAATGGTTATCAGTGGGGAATGCCTTTTGATTTTGATCCGTACATTCTGGCTACACAATCTTCATTTCTGAAGAGAGCTGGTCTGGAGTCATTACCTCGCAATAAAGATCAGTGGGTCAAACTTACTCAACAAGCCATTGCGGAAGGCACCCCTTTAATTACAATGAACATCAATGATATGTACGGGACAAATGCGTGGCTGAATCATTTGGAACCGAAAATGGCACCAGACCAAGTTAAACGAACACAAATAGATTCGCAAACGGGGAATCTTCAGCAGGGGATTCAGTTGATGAATCAGATTCAGCCCCTTATTAAGCTGGAGTCTACCAATTCAGAGTTCTCTCCAACTGCTGACCAGAACGGCACACCAATGGTTGTATCATTGTTATCTCAATTATTGAATGCGGATCAAGCGAGTGCAGTTGATAAAGATTCTTTGGAGCGGACTTCTTTCGAAACCTTGGAAACCGTAAACTCCAGAAGCCTTGTTATTACTGCGGGTTCGGTTGAGGCTGAGGAGGCCAGTAGATGGATTGAAGGAATGACGTCCGCTACGACACAGCTGAAATGGTACCAACAGGTTAACCGGTTGCCCGCAAAGCAACAGGAGCTGGATTTGGAGTCTGAGAAACTCGTTGGACGTTATGACATGACAAAGGGACAATCCTGGTTCCCGACCACCCAAGATGTCCCTGCTGCCACGACCGAAAGTCATGCTCTAATAACTCGTTTTCATAAAAAAGTACAACAATTCTTAAAGGGTGAAATTACAGCGAATCAATACGTAGACAGTATTAAAACGACGAATTAA
- a CDS encoding PhoH family protein — protein sequence MKKIFVLDTNVLLHDPNAIFAFEEHEVIIPAVVLEEIDSKKRNADEIGRNARNVSRLLDGLRELGHLHSGVPLANGGNLKVELNHRSFVKVQEMFGEVSNDNRILAVALNYQIEENEKEVVERQVVLVSKDVLVRIKADVLGLFTQDYLSDRTAGLSELYPGYTALKVHPSVIDEFYTYRFLPIKPLQLSYSLYPNEFVILKDEMGTNKSALLKVNTEGTKLEPLFLSNDNVWGISARNAQQRMALELLLNDDIPLVTITGKAGTGKTLLALAAGLLKVEDDHKYKKLLIARPVVPMGKDIGYLPGEKEEKLRPWMQPIYDNLEFLFDTKKAGDIDKILMGLGSIQVEALTYIRGRSIPGQFIIIDEAQNLSRHEVKTIVSRVGEGSKIILMGDPEQIDHPYLDSASNGLMYIVERFKQEGISGHIMLEKGERSKLAQLAADLL from the coding sequence ATGAAAAAGATTTTTGTATTGGATACCAACGTGCTTCTGCATGACCCCAATGCCATATTTGCCTTTGAGGAACATGAGGTAATCATTCCCGCGGTTGTACTGGAGGAGATCGACTCCAAAAAAAGAAATGCCGATGAAATTGGGCGTAATGCCCGTAATGTATCCAGACTGTTAGATGGATTACGAGAGCTGGGTCACTTGCACAGTGGGGTACCTTTGGCTAATGGAGGTAACCTGAAAGTAGAGCTGAATCATCGGAGTTTCGTGAAAGTTCAGGAAATGTTTGGTGAAGTGTCCAACGATAATCGCATTTTGGCTGTCGCACTGAATTATCAGATTGAGGAGAATGAAAAGGAAGTAGTTGAACGTCAGGTCGTGCTTGTCAGTAAAGATGTACTTGTGCGTATCAAAGCGGATGTACTTGGTCTGTTCACGCAGGATTACTTATCAGATCGGACGGCAGGACTCAGTGAGTTATATCCAGGTTATACGGCCCTAAAAGTTCATCCGTCAGTGATTGATGAGTTTTACACATATCGTTTTTTACCAATCAAACCATTGCAGTTGTCTTATTCGTTGTATCCGAATGAATTTGTCATTCTCAAGGATGAGATGGGAACCAATAAATCGGCTTTGCTTAAAGTGAACACAGAGGGAACAAAGCTGGAGCCGCTTTTCCTCAGTAATGATAATGTCTGGGGTATTAGTGCACGTAACGCACAACAACGCATGGCACTGGAACTGCTTTTAAATGATGACATCCCGCTTGTTACTATCACCGGTAAAGCCGGAACAGGAAAAACCTTGCTGGCACTTGCAGCAGGTCTGCTTAAGGTAGAGGATGATCATAAATACAAAAAACTGTTGATTGCTCGTCCTGTCGTTCCGATGGGGAAAGATATCGGTTATTTGCCTGGTGAGAAGGAAGAAAAACTTCGTCCATGGATGCAACCGATATATGATAATCTGGAGTTTTTGTTTGACACCAAAAAAGCCGGAGATATCGATAAAATCCTGATGGGGCTTGGCAGTATTCAGGTGGAGGCCTTAACGTATATTCGTGGAAGATCAATACCTGGACAGTTTATCATTATTGATGAAGCCCAGAATCTGTCGCGCCACGAAGTGAAGACCATTGTATCAAGGGTCGGTGAAGGCAGTAAGATTATTTTGATGGGAGACCCCGAACAGATAGACCATCCGTATCTTGATTCTGCCAGTAATGGTCTGATGTATATCGTGGAACGGTTCAAACAAGAGGGAATCAGCGGACACATCATGCTCGAAAAAGGAGAACGGTCCAAACTGGCACAACTTGCAGCTGATTTATTGTAA